The genome window CCAAGGCCCTGCAAATGCGCCGGGCCAAAAAACTCAACACCTTCTTCTCCGCCGAATACCGCCGGCAGCCCAATGTCCTCGCCGTCTATGATCGCCAGGTGCCGGTGGAGGGTTGCCCGCTGTATTCCGTCTATCTTGAAGGATGCTCGGCCCTCGAGGCGCGCCTGCGGCTGCCGGAGGGGCAGGGACGCAAAACGTTTATTTCCTTGAAAGCCATGGAGCACGTCAAACGGGCGCTGGAAAGCGCCGTGGCCTCGCAGAGCCTGCAACTGGAAAGCGGCCTGATCACGCTGGCGCTGGCCGTCAGTGGCGCCCCCTTTCTGGGCCTGCTGGGCACGGTGTGGGGCGTGATGAGCACCTTCAGCCATGTGGCCCTCAAGGGCGAAGCCACCCTCGCCACCATGGCCCCCGGCGTGGCCGCCGCCCTGATCACCACCGTGGCCGGCCTGCTGGTCGCCATCCCCTCCATGTTTGGGTATAATTACCTCGTGCACAATCTCCGCGCCATGACGGTGCAGTTGGACAACTTTGCCCAGGACCTCGCCTCCCGCATGGAGGCCGAGTACCTGGAGGAAAAATAACCGGCCACACCATGCGGCGTTTTTCGCAAAGGAACCCGTTGGTCACGCTGAGTGAAATCAACATCACTCCGCTGCTCGACCTCGCCTTTGTGCTGCTCATCATCTTCGTCATCACCACGCCCCTGCTGGAAAAAAGCATCCGCCTCAACCTGCCCGAAGGCGGGCGCACCGAGGCCCAGCGCCCCAACCGCGATGACATTCAAACCGTCGAAATCTCCCCCACCGGCCAGTACCGCCTGCGCGGGCGGCCCATGACCCTGCCCCAGATTGAAGCCGAGCTGGTGCGGGCGTTCCGCGCCAATCCCAACACCATCGTTTATGTGCGCGCAGACCAGGACGGCCCTTACAAATACGTCGCGGCGCTGATTGACCTGTGCGAGCGCCGCGGCATCACGCGCCTGAGTCTGCGCACCCAGGGCGAACCGCGGTAACATGGAACCCCTCCAGAAAAAATGTCTG of Verrucomicrobiia bacterium contains these proteins:
- a CDS encoding MotA/TolQ/ExbB proton channel family protein, with amino-acid sequence MPWALMAAQMELISIWTWATTEAKIIIILLIVLSITAWSVMAAKALQMRRAKKLNTFFSAEYRRQPNVLAVYDRQVPVEGCPLYSVYLEGCSALEARLRLPEGQGRKTFISLKAMEHVKRALESAVASQSLQLESGLITLALAVSGAPFLGLLGTVWGVMSTFSHVALKGEATLATMAPGVAAALITTVAGLLVAIPSMFGYNYLVHNLRAMTVQLDNFAQDLASRMEAEYLEEK
- a CDS encoding biopolymer transporter ExbD, whose product is MRRFSQRNPLVTLSEINITPLLDLAFVLLIIFVITTPLLEKSIRLNLPEGGRTEAQRPNRDDIQTVEISPTGQYRLRGRPMTLPQIEAELVRAFRANPNTIVYVRADQDGPYKYVAALIDLCERRGITRLSLRTQGEPR